The Henckelia pumila isolate YLH828 chromosome 2, ASM3356847v2, whole genome shotgun sequence genome includes a window with the following:
- the LOC140877150 gene encoding transcription factor MYB1-like: MESGSSSGVRKGAWTKEEDALLKNCVEQYGEGKWHLVPLRTGLNRCRKSCRLRWLNYLRPNITRGNFSQDEVDLLIRLHDLLGNRWSLIAGRIPGRTANDVKNFWHTRIEKRSRGEKGRPIQKAITKENILRPQPRAFPNLTIQDEPVTDQDDEEDDDDDDDDDNNNNNNDNDDDISHNKSQQYSSVNASLPSSSQDERIRWWRSLLDTTENEVEKDVRLVDDKKEEEGLWAGQTNPTGFMDGGNEHSMPPCDLKDDFNFGDDIWEILGFGDDGTSGNTK, translated from the exons ATGGAAAGTGGCAGTTCCTCTGGAGTTAGAAAAGGTGCATGGACTAAAGAAGAAGATGCTCTACTGAAGAATTGCGTGGAACAGTATGGAGAAGGAAAGTGGCATCTCGTCCCACTTAGAACAG GATTGAACAGATGCAGGAAGAGTTGCAGGTTAAGATGGTTGAACTATCTGAGGCCAAATATCACAAGAGGCAACTTTTCGCAAGACGAGGTTGATCTGTTGATAAGGCTTCATGACCTCTTGGGCAACAG ATGGTCGCTGATTGCTGGAAGAATCCCCGGAAGAACAGCAAATGATGTGAAGAACTTTTGGCACACCCGGATTGAGAAGAGATCAAGAGGGGAAAAGGGACGACCAATCCAAAAAGCAATCACAAAGGAAAACATCCTACGGCCGCAACCTCGTGCTTTTCCCAATCTGACCATCCAGGACGAGCCGGTGACCGATCAAGACGATGAAGaagacgacgatgatgatgatgatgatgataataacaacaacaacaatgacAATGACGATGATATTAGCCACAATAAATCACAACAATATTCTTCAGTTAATGCATCACTGCCATCGTCTTCGCAAGATGAACGTATTCGTTGGTGGAGAAGTTTGCTTGATACAACGGAGAATGAGGTCGAGAAAGATGTCCGTTTGGTTGATGATAAAAAGGAGGAAGAGGGATTATGGGCGGGGCAGACCAATCCTACTGGATTCATGGATGGTGGGAATGAACATTCTATGCCACCATGTGACTTGAAAGATGATTTCAACTTTGGCGATGACATTTGGGAAATATTAGGGTTTGGAGATGATGGGACCAGTGGGAATACAAAATGA